From Poecile atricapillus isolate bPoeAtr1 chromosome Z, bPoeAtr1.hap1, whole genome shotgun sequence, one genomic window encodes:
- the LOC131592625 gene encoding guanine nucleotide exchange factor subunit RIC1-like, with translation PSIHPSIHPSIHPLSIHPSIHPLSIHPSIHPSIHPSIHPSTIHPSIIHHPSIHHPSIIHPSLHPSLHPSIHPSIHPSIHPSSIIHPSIHPSSIHPSSIHPSSIIHPSIHSSIIHPSIHPSSIIHPSIHPSIHPSIIHPFIHHPSIHPSFHPPSIHPSIHPSIIHPSFIHPSSIHPSIHPSIHPSIHHSSSIHPSIYPSLHPSSIIHPSIIHPSSIHPSLHPSSIIHPSIIHPS, from the exons ccatccatccatccatccatccatccatccatccatccattatccatccatccatccatccatccgttatccatccatccatccatccatccatccatccatccgtccatccatccatccaccattca tccatccatcatccatcatccatccatccatcatccatccatcatccatccatccctccatccatccctccatccatccatccatccatccatccatccatccatccatccatcatccatcatccatccatccatccatccatcatccatccatccatcctccatccatccatcatccatcatccatccatccatccattcatccatcatccatccatccatccatccatcatccatcatccatccatccatccatccatccatccatccatccatcatccatcctttcatccatcatccatccatccatccatccttccatcctccatccatccatccatccatccatccatccatcatccatccctcctt catccatccatcatccatccatccatccatccatccatccatccatccatccatccaccattcatcatccatccatccatctatctatcCCTCCcttcatccatcatccatcatccatccatccatcatccatccgtcatccatccatccctccctccatccatcatccatcatccatccatccatcatccatccatca
- the LOC131592671 gene encoding guanine nucleotide exchange factor subunit RIC1-like — PSIHPSIIHHPSIHPSSIHPSIHPSIIHPSIHHPSSIIHLSIHPSIHPSIHPSIHHPSFHPSSIHPSIHPSILHPSIHPSIHPSIHPSIIHPSLHPSSIIHPSIIHPSYIHPSIHYPSIHPSIHPSIHPSSIIHPSIHPSIHPSIHPSSIIHPFIIHHPSIHPSIHPSIHPSIHPSSIHHSSSIHPSIIHPSIHPSIHPSIIHHPSIHPSIHPSIHPSIHSSFIIHPSSIHPSIHPSFIHPSIHPSIHPSIHPSIRPSVH; from the exons ccatccatccatccatccatcatccatcatccatccatccatccatcatccatccatccatccatccatccatccatcatccatccatccatccatcatccatcatccatcatccatttatccatccatccatccatccatccatccatccatccatccatccatcatccatcctttcatccatcatccatccatccatccatccatccttccatcctccatccatccatccatccatccatccatccatccatccatccatccatcatccatccctccctccatccatcatccatcatccatccatccatcattcatc catcatacatccatccatccatccattatccatccatccatccatccatccatccatccatccatccatcatccatcatccatccatccatccatccatccatccatccatccatccatccatcatccatcatccatccattcatcattcatcatccatccatccatccatccatccatccatccatccatccatccatccatccatcatccattcatcattcatcatccatccatccatccatcatccatccttccatccatccatccatccatccatccatcattcatcatccatccatccatccatccatccatccatccatccatccatccatccattcatcattcatcatccatccatcatccatccatccatccatccatccatcattcatccatccatccatccatccatccatccatccatccatccatccatccatccgtccatctgtccat
- the LOC131592754 gene encoding splicing factor 3A subunit 2-like, giving the protein HPSIYPSIHPSIHPSIHPLSIHPPSIHPPSSIIHPSSIPPSIHPSIHPSIHPSIHHPSPIHPSIHPSSIHPSIHPSIHPSIIHPSIHPSIHPFIHPSIHPSLHHPSIIHPSSIHHPSLIHPSIHPSIHPSIHPSIHPSIHPSIHPSILPSIHPSIHPSIHPSIHPSIHPSIHPSIHPLSIPPSIVHPSSIHPSIHPSIHPSIHPSSIHPSIHYPSIHPSIHPSIHPSIHPSIHYP; this is encoded by the coding sequence catccatccatctatccatccatccatccatccatccatccatccatccatccattatccatccatcccccatccattcatccaccatcatccatcatccatccatcctccatccctccatccatccatccatccatccatccatccatccatccatccatccatcatccatcacccatccatccatccatccatccatcatccatccatccatccatccatccatccatccatccatccattatccatccatccatccatccttccatccatccattcatccatccatccatccatccatccctccatcatccatccatcatccatccatcatcaatccatcatccatccctcatccatccatccatccatccatccatccatccatccatccatccatccatccatccatccattcatccatccatccatccatccatccttccatccatccatccatccatccatccatccatccatccatccatccatccatccatccatccatccatccatccatccatccatccattatccatccctccatccatcgtccatccatcatccatccatccatccatccatccatccatccatccatccatccatccatcatccatccatccatccatccattatccatccatccatccatccatccatccatccatccatccatccatccatccatccatccattatcca
- the LOC131592817 gene encoding guanine nucleotide exchange factor subunit RIC1-like, whose amino-acid sequence PSLHPSSIIHPSIIHPSSIHPSLHPSSIIHPSIIHPSSIHPSSIHPSIHPSIHPSIHPSIIHPFIHHPSIHPSFHPPSIHPSIHPSIIHPSFHPSSIHPSSIIHHPSLHHPSIHPSIHPSIHPSIHPSIHPSIHPSTIHHPSIHLSIPPSIHHPSIHPSIHPSIHPSIHPFHPSVRPSIHPSIHPSVHPSIHHSSSIHPSIYPSIHPSSIIHPSSIHPSIHPSIHPSIHPSIHPSIHPSS is encoded by the coding sequence ccctccctccatccatcatccatcatccatccatccatcatccatccgtcatccatccatccctccctccacccatcatccatcatccatccatccatcatccatccatcatccatccatccatcatccatccatccatccatccatccatccatccatccatccatccatccatccatcatccatcctttcatccatcatccatccatccatccatccttccatcctccatccatccatccatccatccatccatccatcatccatccctccttccatccatcatccatccatccatcatccatcatccatcatccatccctccatcatccatccatccatccatccatccatccatccatccatccatccatccatccgtccatccatccatccatccatccatccaccattcatcatccatccatccatctatctatccctccgtccatccatcatccatccatccatccatccatccatccatccatccatccatccatccatccattccatccatccgtccgtccatccatccatccatccatccatccatccgtccatccatccatccaccattcatcatccatccatccatctatctatccctccatccatccatcatccatcatccatccatcatccatccatccctccatccatccctccatccatccatccatccatccatccatccatccatccatccatccatcatcc